A single window of [Clostridium] hylemonae DSM 15053 DNA harbors:
- a CDS encoding polysaccharide deacetylase family protein codes for MDLNNKTGAEDSGQLKEAVDFVDSSVVREAPRIALTFDDGPNAQCTGRLLDGLKKRGVKATFFLIGMNAKDNPDLVKRIYEEGHLIGNHTYHHVDITKKSDEEARKEIEDTDKVISSVTGEHVEYMRPPFGVWQKNLELEMDVMPVMWSVDPLDWTTENTDEIVNKVVTETEENDIILLHDCYESSVDAALRIVDILQKKGFEFVTADKLIME; via the coding sequence ATGGATCTGAATAACAAAACAGGAGCAGAAGATTCCGGACAACTGAAAGAAGCAGTCGATTTCGTAGATTCTTCGGTCGTCAGGGAGGCGCCCAGGATCGCCCTCACCTTTGATGACGGCCCCAATGCCCAGTGTACGGGCAGGCTGCTGGACGGACTGAAAAAAAGAGGGGTGAAGGCCACATTTTTCCTGATCGGCATGAACGCAAAAGACAACCCGGATCTTGTGAAACGCATATACGAGGAAGGGCACCTTATTGGAAATCATACATACCATCATGTGGACATCACAAAAAAGTCTGACGAGGAGGCCAGGAAAGAAATTGAGGACACCGATAAGGTGATATCCTCTGTCACAGGAGAACACGTGGAATACATGCGCCCGCCTTTCGGCGTATGGCAGAAGAATCTGGAGCTTGAGATGGATGTGATGCCTGTGATGTGGTCGGTGGACCCGCTTGACTGGACGACAGAGAATACAGATGAAATTGTGAATAAGGTAGTGACGGAAACGGAGGAAAATGATATTATTCTATTGCACGACTGTTATGAATCCTCTGTGGATGCGGCTCTTAGAATTGTTGACATCCTGCAGAAAAAAGGGTTTGAGTTCGTGACAGCAGATAAATTGATCATGGAATAA
- a CDS encoding ThiF family adenylyltransferase gives MINEFSRTELLIGAEKLHILRKSTVMVLGVGGVGSHCIEALARCGVGRLVLVDNDTVSLTNINRQSIAAHSTIGRFKTEVMRERIKDICPETEVVTYETFVLPDNVEELFSQRPDYVIDAIDTVTAKLAVVEKALEYGIPVISSMGTGNKLHAELFEIADISRTSVCPLCKVMRRELRARGIRHLKVLYSKEKPVDISARASEEDKGSRRSLPGSISFVPPVAGLLIAGEAVRDIMAGSAAKGTYPCENEAEGTDPRQRGEERNGFI, from the coding sequence ATGATAAATGAATTTTCAAGGACAGAACTGCTGATCGGGGCAGAGAAGCTTCATATATTAAGAAAGAGCACCGTGATGGTGCTCGGTGTCGGCGGTGTCGGTTCACACTGTATTGAAGCGCTGGCGCGGTGCGGCGTCGGCCGTCTCGTCCTCGTGGACAATGACACCGTATCACTGACGAACATCAACCGCCAGTCCATCGCCGCACACAGTACGATCGGACGGTTTAAGACGGAAGTGATGCGGGAAAGGATAAAAGATATCTGTCCGGAGACGGAGGTGGTGACTTATGAGACTTTCGTACTGCCGGACAATGTGGAGGAGCTGTTTTCGCAGCGTCCGGACTATGTCATAGATGCGATAGATACGGTCACCGCCAAACTGGCGGTAGTAGAGAAAGCGCTGGAATACGGGATACCTGTCATCAGCAGTATGGGGACAGGCAACAAACTGCACGCGGAACTGTTTGAGATCGCGGATATCAGCAGGACTTCGGTCTGCCCGCTCTGCAAGGTGATGCGCAGAGAACTGAGGGCGCGGGGCATCCGTCATCTGAAGGTACTGTATTCAAAAGAGAAGCCGGTGGATATATCTGCCAGAGCATCCGAAGAAGACAAGGGAAGCAGGCGTTCTCTGCCCGGAAGCATTTCCTTTGTTCCGCCTGTTGCGGGGCTGCTCATAGCAGGCGAAGCGGTCAGGGATATCATGGCAGGCAGCGCGGCAAAGGGGACATACCCCTGTGAAAATGAGGCAGAGGGGACAGACCCCCGTCAGAGAGGTGAAGAAAGAAATGGATTTATTTGA